From Nicotiana tabacum cultivar K326 chromosome 22, ASM71507v2, whole genome shotgun sequence, one genomic window encodes:
- the LOC107798307 gene encoding uncharacterized protein LOC107798307 — MRTKALLAQCLPGFISQDRGCHISVISDRDVHLPSPAVEIVPSKAAHPYKYAGETIDLQGINLFKGRVSVADIIGFTGSEAISSKSDGHLKSWDSSIDLVNVLKHEIRDGQLSLRGKRVLELGCSHGLPGIFACLKGASTVHFQDLSAETIRCTTIPNVLANLEQARDRQSRQPESPLTPSRQILAPVVHFYAGEWEELPTVLSVVRNDISEVPTGMSLSLSEEDFMDGCSSQEGSILAQESSLRRSRKLSGSRAWERANDADNGEGGYDVILMTELPYSVPSLKKLHGLIKKCLRPPYGVIYLAAKRNYVSFNSAARHLRSVVDEEGVFGAHLVKELTDREIWKFFFK; from the exons ATGCGTACAAAAGCACTTCTTGCTCAATGCTTGCCTGGTTTCATATCTCAAGACCGAGGGTGTCACATTTCAGTGATATCCGACAGAGATGTCCATCTTCCCTCACCAGCTGTAGAAATAGTTCCATCAAAG GCTGCTCATCCCTACAAATATGCTGGTGAGACTATAGATTTACAAGGAATCAATTTATTCAAG GGTAGAGTCAGTGTCGCTGATATAATTGGGTTCACTGGTTCAGAAGCAATATCCTCAAAGTCAGATG GACATCTTAAATCTTGGGACAGCTCAATTGATCTTGTTAATGTTCTCAAGCATGAGATTCGGGATGGACAACTGAGCTTGAGAGGCAAAAGGGTGCTTGAG CTTGGTTGCAGTCATGGGCTTCCTGGAATTTTCGCTTGTTTGAAG GGAGCTTCAACAGTACATTTTCAAGACCTCAGTGCAGAAACTATAAGATGCACCACCATCCCTAATGTTTTAGCAAACCTTGAGCAGGCCCGTGATAGACAGAGCCGCCAACCTGAGAGCCCTTTGACTCCTTCAAGACAGATTCTTGCTCCGGTGGTCCACTTTTATGCTGGAGAGTGGGAGGAACTCCCTACAGTCTTATCTGTGGTGAGGAATGATATATCCGAGGTACCAACAGGGATGAGCCTCAGCTTGTCAGAGGAGGATTTCATGGATGGCTGTAGTAGCCAAGAAGGTAGCATATTGGCGCAGGAGTCTTCCTTGAGGAGATCTAGGAAGCTCTCTGGAAGCAGAGCATGGGAGAGGGCTAATGATGCAGACAATGGCGAAGGTGGATATGATGTAATTTTAATGACTGAACTTCCCTACTCAGTGCCCTCCCTCAAGAAGCTACATGGGCTGATAAAGAAG TGTCTGAGGCCTCCCTATGGAGTAATATACCTGGCTGCTAAAAGGAATTATGTGAGCTTTAACAGTGCAGCACGGCATCTGAGAAGCGTGGTAGACGAGGAAGGTGTTTTTGGCGCCCATTTAGTGAAAGAGCTAACAGACAGAGAGATCTGgaaattctttttcaaataa